In Gemmatimonadales bacterium, one DNA window encodes the following:
- the flgK gene encoding flagellar hook-associated protein FlgK, with translation MAGLSDLLSIATSAMQTQQRALNVTGNNIANTSTPGYTRESLNITEAVPLRTPEGLVGRGVTDTGVIAQRDTFLDAAYRTQQGIFSQADSLNTLVTQVQTLFNEPSDQGIGATLDSFLGAWGDLANDPQSGAARVVVQQDAVQLTQQFHQLDQGLDQVSQSASDQFKSDVGQINSISSQIAELNKQIVAFGGQNDQAAPLQDKRGVLLDQLAGIANTRVLDRADGSVGVIVGDDLVVDEGVSQQLETRTKSDGTLGVGVVGDTKFVEIDSGSLAGFSDVINKSVAQVRTSLDTLVAAMVQTINSLHESGKTTANTTGTDFFDPAGLTAASVNLAAPIAASASNIVTGATSADGDNSVALQIAALRTTGVAALGGTTLGDNYTSIVTGVGTMVSTATQQSAAAKVISDGLQAQRSSETGVSTNDEMIALITQQQAFTAAAHIVTVADDLMQEVLKMV, from the coding sequence ATGGCCGGTCTCTCCGATCTGCTCTCGATTGCCACCAGCGCGATGCAGACCCAGCAGCGCGCCCTCAACGTCACCGGCAACAACATCGCCAATACGTCGACGCCGGGATACACCCGCGAATCGCTCAACATCACCGAGGCGGTTCCCCTGCGCACGCCGGAGGGACTGGTCGGTCGCGGCGTCACCGACACCGGCGTCATCGCGCAGCGCGACACCTTCCTCGACGCCGCGTACCGGACCCAGCAGGGGATCTTCTCGCAGGCCGATTCGCTCAACACTCTGGTCACCCAGGTCCAGACCCTCTTCAATGAGCCGTCGGATCAGGGAATCGGTGCCACCCTCGACTCGTTCCTCGGCGCGTGGGGCGATCTCGCCAACGATCCGCAGAGCGGTGCCGCGCGCGTCGTCGTGCAGCAAGACGCGGTGCAGCTCACCCAGCAGTTTCATCAGCTCGATCAGGGGCTCGACCAGGTCTCGCAGAGCGCCAGCGATCAGTTCAAGAGCGACGTCGGCCAGATCAACTCGATCTCCTCGCAGATCGCCGAGCTCAACAAGCAGATCGTGGCGTTCGGTGGCCAGAACGATCAGGCGGCGCCGCTCCAGGACAAGCGCGGCGTCCTCCTCGATCAGCTCGCTGGGATCGCCAACACTCGCGTCCTCGATCGCGCCGACGGCTCGGTCGGCGTGATCGTCGGTGACGACCTGGTTGTGGATGAAGGAGTCTCGCAGCAACTCGAGACCCGTACCAAATCCGATGGCACGCTCGGTGTCGGCGTCGTCGGCGACACGAAATTCGTCGAGATCGACTCCGGCTCACTCGCCGGATTCAGTGACGTGATCAACAAGTCGGTGGCACAGGTACGCACTTCCCTCGACACCCTCGTCGCGGCGATGGTGCAGACGATCAACTCCTTGCACGAATCGGGAAAGACCACCGCCAACACCACCGGCACCGACTTCTTCGATCCTGCCGGCCTCACTGCCGCGTCGGTCAACCTCGCCGCGCCGATCGCCGCCTCGGCGTCGAACATCGTCACCGGCGCCACCAGTGCTGACGGCGACAACTCCGTCGCCCTCCAGATCGCGGCCCTCCGCACCACCGGCGTCGCGGCACTCGGCGGCACCACCCTCGGCGACAACTACACCTCGATCGTCACCGGCGTCGGCACGATGGTCAGCACCGCCACGCAGCAGTCAGCGGCGGCGAAGGTGATCTCCGACGGATTGCAGGCGCAGCGGTCGTCCGAAACCGGCGTCTCCACCAACGACGAAATGATTGCCCTGATCACCCAGCAGCAGGCGTTCACCGCGGCCGCGCACATCGTCACCGTTGCCGACGATCTGATGCAGGAAGTGCTCAAGATGGTATGA
- the flhA gene encoding flagellar biosynthesis protein FlhA: MTAVGATAPPALRPTDTSPRASGPRAGGTGPGSGGTGPSAVSRLAAGLRVSGGAQTWLAIGVVIIVALLVVPLPPVMLDVLLATSIALSIVVLLVTLSTVDPIDFSSFPTLLLLLTLLRLGLNVSSARLILGRGYAGQVINAFGHFLIGGNFVVGLVIFLILVVINFMVITKGAGRIAEVAARFTLDAMPGKQMAIDADLGAGLIDEAEARRRRQDVARYADFYGAMDGAAKFVRGDAVACLVITAINLVGGFIIGLAQQGLTASESLSTYTTLTIGDGLVSQIPALIVSTAAGILVTYGASSSGASLALAGQLTRQPRALNIAAVILAGMAFLPGLPAIPFLLLAAGTGAIGWKKRPAVATAAARAAAPATPAAPAAAQMRELLQVEPLEVEIGYALIPLVDEAQHGDLLHRIGIVRRQVAVELGIVVPPARIRDNIQLAPTEYAIKLRGMKVAGGEIMPRYLLALDTTHKNAPIEGIRTTDPTFGMPAVWITSDRRVDAEAEGYNVVEAPTVLSTHLMETIRRHAGDILSRQDVRELVDGLRESHPALIDDLIPNRLPLGTLHRVLQRLLREGLPVRDLVTILETLADTADTSKDPEILTEHVRRALSNVVAQLYAENDGCVRGITIGPRLESALMQLFAPRASRDGAIPLEPDQLTALLRTLGELVTAARRDGRPRPLITPPALRTGVRRLVEPILPELPVISLGELPPQMPVQSLAIWEMTRGS, from the coding sequence ATGACCGCCGTCGGCGCAACGGCACCGCCGGCCCTTCGGCCCACCGACACCTCACCTCGGGCATCGGGACCGCGCGCCGGTGGCACGGGCCCTGGCAGTGGTGGCACCGGCCCCAGCGCGGTGTCGCGCCTCGCCGCGGGACTTCGCGTCTCCGGCGGTGCACAGACCTGGCTCGCGATCGGCGTCGTGATCATCGTGGCGCTCCTCGTGGTGCCGCTGCCGCCGGTGATGCTCGACGTCCTCCTCGCCACGAGCATCGCGCTGTCGATCGTCGTGCTCCTCGTGACGCTGAGCACCGTCGATCCGATCGACTTTTCGTCGTTCCCGACACTGCTTCTCCTCCTCACCCTTCTCCGACTCGGTCTCAACGTGAGCAGCGCGCGCCTGATTCTCGGGCGCGGTTACGCGGGGCAGGTGATCAACGCCTTCGGTCACTTCCTGATCGGCGGCAACTTCGTCGTCGGGCTGGTGATCTTCCTGATTCTCGTGGTGATCAACTTCATGGTGATCACCAAGGGCGCCGGCCGCATCGCCGAAGTCGCGGCGCGCTTCACCCTCGACGCCATGCCCGGCAAGCAGATGGCGATCGACGCCGATCTCGGCGCCGGCCTCATCGACGAAGCCGAAGCGCGCCGCCGCCGCCAGGATGTCGCCCGCTACGCCGATTTCTACGGCGCAATGGACGGTGCCGCGAAGTTCGTCCGCGGCGACGCCGTCGCGTGCCTCGTGATCACCGCGATCAATCTCGTCGGCGGATTCATCATCGGGCTGGCGCAGCAGGGGCTGACCGCATCCGAGTCGCTCTCGACCTACACCACGCTCACCATCGGCGACGGCCTCGTCTCCCAGATCCCGGCGCTGATCGTCAGCACGGCGGCCGGTATCCTCGTCACCTACGGCGCGTCGTCGTCGGGAGCGAGTCTCGCTCTCGCGGGCCAGCTCACTCGCCAGCCGCGCGCCCTCAACATCGCGGCAGTCATTCTCGCCGGGATGGCATTTCTCCCCGGCCTTCCGGCGATTCCGTTCCTCCTTCTCGCAGCCGGTACCGGCGCGATCGGGTGGAAGAAGCGCCCCGCCGTCGCGACGGCAGCGGCGCGCGCGGCCGCACCGGCGACTCCGGCTGCACCCGCCGCCGCGCAGATGCGCGAACTGCTGCAGGTCGAACCGCTCGAAGTCGAGATCGGCTACGCACTGATTCCGCTCGTCGACGAGGCGCAGCACGGCGATCTTCTCCACCGGATCGGCATCGTCCGCCGGCAGGTCGCCGTCGAGCTCGGCATCGTCGTCCCGCCGGCGCGCATCCGTGACAACATCCAGCTCGCGCCGACCGAATACGCCATCAAGCTGCGCGGGATGAAGGTCGCCGGCGGCGAAATCATGCCGCGCTATCTCCTCGCGCTCGACACCACGCACAAGAACGCGCCGATCGAGGGGATTCGCACCACCGATCCGACCTTCGGGATGCCTGCTGTGTGGATCACGTCCGATCGTCGCGTCGATGCCGAGGCCGAGGGATACAACGTTGTCGAGGCACCGACCGTCCTGTCGACGCACCTGATGGAGACGATTCGCCGTCACGCCGGCGATATCCTGTCGCGGCAGGATGTTCGCGAGCTCGTCGACGGCCTCCGCGAATCGCATCCGGCACTGATCGACGACCTGATTCCCAATCGCCTTCCGCTCGGCACGCTGCATCGCGTGCTACAGCGGCTGTTGCGCGAGGGGCTGCCGGTCCGCGATCTCGTCACCATTCTCGAAACGCTCGCCGACACCGCGGATACATCGAAGGATCCGGAAATACTCACCGAGCACGTCCGTCGCGCGCTGTCCAACGTGGTGGCGCAGCTCTACGCCGAGAACGACGGATGCGTGCGCGGCATCACCATCGGGCCGCGCCTCGAGTCGGCATTGATGCAGCTCTTCGCGCCGCGTGCCAGCCGCGACGGCGCGATTCCGCTCGAACCCGATCAGCTCACCGCGCTCCTTCGCACCCTTGGCGAGCTGGTCACTGCTGCTCGTCGCGACGGACGGCCGCGTCCGCTGATCACGCCGCCCGCACTCCGGACCGGCGTGCGCCGCCTGGTCGAACCGATCCTTCCCGAACTGCCGGTGATTTCGCTCGGAGAACTACCACCGCAGATGCCGGTGCAATCCCTTGCCATCTGGGAGATGACTCGTGGCTCTTGA
- a CDS encoding flagellar basal body L-ring protein FlgH — protein MKAFVLAAAIIFLPAATLAAQKKNAPPPKDTAVQAPPVPQGRLSWTSDRRPLRVGDLLTIVVDEQTAASESSTSTAHASRAQNGTLNTEIAPEKLRSLGIGYDASSDAGSAAGRQGDLTAVLSVRIVAIEPGGIAKVSGQKVVNVDGRKQEVKLVGTVRAEDVAADNTILSNRVADALISYQGKKLGPTTGILGKILAILWP, from the coding sequence ATGAAAGCATTCGTGCTTGCAGCAGCGATCATCTTCCTCCCCGCGGCGACGCTCGCGGCACAGAAGAAGAACGCGCCGCCGCCCAAGGACACCGCCGTTCAGGCGCCGCCGGTGCCGCAAGGCCGGCTCTCTTGGACCTCCGATCGCCGTCCGCTGCGCGTCGGTGACCTTCTCACCATCGTCGTCGACGAACAGACCGCGGCCTCCGAGAGCAGCACCTCGACCGCGCACGCCAGCCGCGCCCAGAACGGCACCCTCAACACCGAGATCGCGCCCGAGAAGCTCCGCTCCCTCGGCATCGGTTATGACGCGTCGTCCGACGCCGGCAGCGCCGCCGGACGCCAGGGAGATCTCACTGCCGTTCTCTCGGTGCGGATCGTCGCGATCGAACCCGGTGGCATCGCCAAGGTGAGCGGGCAGAAGGTCGTCAACGTCGATGGTCGCAAGCAGGAAGTGAAGCTCGTCGGAACTGTGCGCGCCGAAGATGTCGCCGCCGACAACACGATCCTCTCCAACCGTGTCGCCGACGCGTTGATCTCCTATCAGGGGAAGAAGCTCGGACCGACCACGGGGATCCTCGGCAAGATCCTGGCGATCCTCTGGCCATGA
- the flgG gene encoding flagellar basal-body rod protein FlgG — protein MDPGLRTSASGMIAQQKMVDVIANNLANVNTTGFKRSRASFEDVLYETVQGPQSNGDATIAPMQVGHGVRLNAVTRIDAQGGPQVTERPLDVAIDGEGYFQVQMPDGSTAYTRDGSFSLSENGQIVTSDGNALLPNIVIPPDSTAITIGNDGTVSVTGGKSNDSTQVGKIELARFANPTGLLAMGGNLYDETVASGPPSIGQPQIDGFGRLLQGNLESSNVEVVQEMTDMIAAQRAYEINAKAISTAESMMKSIDDLLQY, from the coding sequence ATGGATCCAGGACTGCGCACCTCGGCGAGCGGCATGATCGCCCAGCAGAAGATGGTCGACGTCATCGCCAACAACCTCGCCAACGTCAACACGACCGGCTTCAAGCGGAGCCGTGCCTCGTTCGAGGACGTCCTCTACGAGACGGTGCAGGGACCGCAGAGCAACGGGGACGCGACGATCGCGCCGATGCAGGTCGGTCACGGTGTCCGCCTCAACGCGGTCACGCGGATCGACGCGCAAGGCGGCCCGCAGGTCACCGAGCGGCCGCTCGACGTCGCGATCGACGGCGAAGGGTATTTCCAGGTGCAGATGCCCGATGGCAGCACCGCGTATACCCGCGACGGTTCGTTCTCGCTCTCGGAGAATGGTCAGATCGTCACCAGCGACGGCAACGCGCTGCTACCCAACATCGTGATCCCACCTGACTCGACCGCGATCACCATCGGCAACGACGGCACGGTGTCGGTTACCGGTGGCAAGAGCAACGACAGCACCCAGGTCGGCAAGATCGAGCTGGCGCGCTTCGCCAACCCGACTGGTCTCCTTGCGATGGGCGGCAATCTCTACGACGAAACCGTCGCGTCGGGGCCGCCGTCGATTGGGCAGCCGCAGATCGACGGCTTCGGCCGATTGCTGCAGGGGAATCTCGAATCGAGCAACGTCGAAGTGGTGCAGGAGATGACCGACATGATCGCGGCGCAGCGCGCCTACGAGATCAACGCCAAGGCCATCAGCACCGCCGAGAGCATGATGAAGTCGATCGATGATCTGCTGCAGTACTAG
- a CDS encoding flagellar hook-basal body complex protein encodes MTLPAIVNTARALSYYTTLQDITANNLANATSDGFKGDMVTAHSLAGQSHPVPVQSVDLSQGTLRDTGRPLDVALQGHGFTVIQTPNGERLTRGGAYTLNPQGTLVDAHGDPVLGTGGPISITGNKVDIKPDGTIVVDGAVAGKLRLETVADPSTLVKEGAGRFIANGPTTDATDVGVHQGTLEDSNVNSLLGSVDLVMIQRAYASGVDALHTMDGVLGGVIELGRPPQ; translated from the coding sequence ATGACACTGCCGGCGATCGTCAACACGGCGCGTGCGCTGTCGTATTACACGACCCTGCAGGACATCACCGCGAACAACCTCGCCAACGCCACCAGCGATGGCTTCAAGGGCGACATGGTCACCGCCCATTCGCTGGCGGGACAATCGCATCCGGTGCCGGTCCAGAGCGTCGACCTCAGCCAGGGAACCCTGCGCGACACCGGGCGTCCCCTCGACGTCGCACTTCAGGGTCACGGATTCACCGTGATCCAGACGCCGAACGGTGAGCGCCTCACCCGCGGCGGAGCGTACACGCTCAATCCGCAGGGAACCCTCGTCGATGCGCACGGTGACCCGGTCCTCGGCACTGGCGGGCCGATCTCGATCACCGGGAACAAGGTCGACATCAAGCCCGACGGGACGATCGTCGTCGACGGGGCGGTCGCCGGAAAACTCCGCCTCGAGACCGTCGCCGATCCATCGACCCTAGTGAAGGAAGGTGCCGGCCGCTTTATCGCCAACGGTCCCACCACCGATGCCACCGACGTCGGAGTCCATCAGGGAACTCTCGAGGACAGCAACGTCAACTCGCTCCTCGGTTCTGTCGATCTGGTCATGATCCAGCGCGCCTACGCATCCGGTGTCGACGCCCTGCACACGATGGACGGTGTCCTCGGCGGGGTCATTGAACTCGGTCGTCCTCCTCAATAA
- a CDS encoding FliA/WhiG family RNA polymerase sigma factor → MKGSTGGGSASAELWRRYRETGDPEARAELLSQYQGLVHHTVRQIASRVGDAVEFDDLLGAGALGLVRAFEAFDSSRGTQFTTYATQRIRGAVLDELRAADWRPRTAREQGRQVQQAEESLARQFGRHPTPAEVAAQLQVDIGTYWEWKDLSRGATIVPLEGSAPSQEPGGVTLAERIADHSRPGADLQMEGQQLRVLLRDAIKTLPEQQRVVLALCYDEELNLRQIAQVLHVTESRVSQVRTAAIRNLRARLAEEIAA, encoded by the coding sequence GTGAAGGGATCAACGGGAGGTGGATCTGCCTCGGCCGAACTCTGGCGCCGGTATCGCGAGACCGGCGATCCGGAGGCGCGGGCAGAACTCCTCTCGCAGTATCAGGGATTGGTGCACCATACCGTCCGCCAGATCGCCTCGCGCGTCGGCGACGCCGTCGAATTCGATGATCTCCTCGGCGCCGGTGCCCTCGGCCTCGTCCGCGCGTTCGAGGCGTTCGATTCGTCGCGCGGCACGCAGTTCACCACCTACGCCACGCAGCGGATTCGCGGCGCCGTCCTCGACGAACTTCGCGCCGCCGACTGGCGCCCGCGCACCGCTCGCGAGCAGGGGCGTCAGGTGCAGCAGGCGGAAGAATCACTCGCGCGCCAGTTCGGTCGTCATCCCACGCCCGCCGAGGTCGCCGCACAGCTTCAGGTCGACATCGGCACCTACTGGGAGTGGAAGGATCTGTCGCGCGGCGCAACGATCGTCCCGCTCGAAGGGAGCGCGCCGAGCCAGGAGCCCGGTGGCGTCACGCTGGCCGAACGGATCGCCGATCACTCACGCCCCGGCGCCGATCTGCAGATGGAGGGGCAACAGCTCCGTGTCCTCCTGCGCGATGCGATCAAGACCCTTCCCGAACAGCAGCGCGTCGTCCTCGCGCTCTGCTACGACGAAGAACTCAATCTTCGGCAGATCGCCCAGGTCCTTCACGTCACCGAATCGCGGGTATCGCAGGTGCGAACCGCCGCGATCCGGAACCTTCGCGCCCGCCTCGCCGAGGAGATCGCCGCATGA
- the flgA gene encoding flagellar basal body P-ring formation chaperone FlgA, translating into MSASPVRADTAPAALASRVRAAVAERWHVDSSRLQLQWDHLPAASDSVFDAAVRITGQGNDGWLVAVLEPAHGMARAVRFRAGILRSLAVAARPLRAGQTLGASDLAMHDEVVWSMNLAADATPAAGWEVRRDVPTGTVLTNAMVAAPRVIAAGDAVVFSWVSSGVRIEREARAETAARVGETVQGRANGVRLTGTATGPGTARLTEVVR; encoded by the coding sequence ATGTCGGCATCGCCGGTTCGCGCCGACACCGCGCCCGCGGCGCTCGCGTCGCGGGTCCGCGCCGCTGTTGCCGAGCGGTGGCACGTCGACTCGTCGCGACTGCAATTGCAGTGGGATCATCTCCCCGCGGCGTCGGATTCCGTCTTCGATGCCGCGGTGCGGATCACCGGCCAGGGGAACGATGGCTGGCTCGTCGCCGTCCTCGAGCCGGCGCACGGGATGGCGCGCGCCGTCCGCTTTCGCGCCGGAATCCTCCGTTCGCTCGCCGTCGCCGCGCGCCCGCTGCGCGCCGGGCAGACCCTCGGCGCCAGCGATCTCGCCATGCACGACGAAGTCGTCTGGTCGATGAATCTGGCCGCTGACGCCACTCCGGCAGCCGGGTGGGAAGTGCGCCGCGATGTGCCGACGGGCACCGTACTGACCAATGCCATGGTCGCCGCCCCGCGCGTCATCGCCGCCGGTGACGCTGTCGTCTTCTCGTGGGTGTCGAGCGGAGTGCGGATCGAGCGTGAAGCGCGCGCCGAGACTGCCGCTCGCGTTGGCGAAACGGTGCAGGGACGGGCCAACGGCGTCCGCCTCACCGGCACCGCGACCGGCCCCGGCACCGCTCGCCTCACGGAGGTGGTGCGATGA
- a CDS encoding AAA family ATPase: MNDQASTLRARREAVQSIAERDPERPVLVIGSGKGGVGKSIVAVMASAALARTGRRVLLVDGAQNLGNLHVLLGVRPPLTPSALLEDSVVPDQLLIEVAPALWLLPADSGAESVHRLAATDRARLHRRLTGVYRDFDVVVVDAAAGLDGAVRCVAMHATRLIVVTIPEPAALTDAYALMKIVHGQMPRLPFDLLVNRTQHLDEGPTAFDRLSTATKRFLGRDLCYAGAIPEDGAMRALTRDPRALLATGDNVAQQAVQQLLPTWVDAWVPDLLERSA, translated from the coding sequence GTGAACGATCAGGCGAGCACGCTGCGCGCGCGCCGCGAAGCGGTCCAGTCGATCGCCGAACGCGATCCCGAGCGCCCCGTCCTCGTGATCGGGAGCGGGAAGGGCGGCGTCGGCAAGTCGATCGTTGCGGTGATGGCGAGCGCCGCGCTCGCACGCACCGGTCGTCGCGTTCTTCTCGTCGACGGCGCGCAGAATCTCGGCAACCTGCATGTGCTCCTCGGTGTGCGTCCGCCGCTCACGCCGTCGGCACTTCTCGAAGACAGTGTCGTCCCTGATCAGCTGCTGATCGAAGTCGCTCCGGCGCTCTGGCTTCTCCCAGCGGATTCCGGCGCCGAGTCGGTGCACCGCCTCGCCGCAACCGATCGCGCGCGGCTCCATCGCCGCCTCACCGGCGTCTATCGCGACTTCGATGTTGTGGTCGTCGATGCCGCTGCCGGTCTCGACGGCGCAGTTCGCTGTGTCGCGATGCACGCCACTCGCTTGATCGTGGTCACCATCCCCGAGCCCGCGGCACTCACCGACGCCTACGCGTTGATGAAGATCGTCCACGGTCAGATGCCGCGTCTCCCATTCGACCTCCTAGTCAATCGGACCCAGCATCTCGACGAGGGACCGACCGCGTTCGATCGCCTCTCCACCGCGACGAAGCGCTTCCTCGGCCGCGATCTCTGCTACGCCGGCGCAATCCCCGAAGACGGCGCGATGCGCGCCCTGACCCGCGATCCTCGCGCCCTCCTCGCCACCGGCGACAATGTTGCGCAGCAGGCGGTGCAGCAGCTCCTCCCGACCTGGGTCGACGCCTGGGTCCCCGATCTCCTGGAACGCTCGGCGTGA
- a CDS encoding rod-binding protein yields the protein MTAPVGGIPLNAVAHAQSPQAKLQEAAHQLESVFYGQLFQAMRQTIPEGSLIPRDSGEQMFTSMLDDQVARAASQQTERGLATAIYHELARSLPAAPAQTTNSATSPASTLKPLVDSTQSTGIPLGQTPIPIKPND from the coding sequence GTGACCGCACCGGTTGGCGGGATCCCGCTCAACGCCGTGGCTCATGCGCAGTCGCCCCAGGCGAAGCTGCAGGAAGCGGCCCATCAGCTTGAGTCGGTCTTCTACGGCCAGCTCTTCCAGGCGATGCGGCAGACGATTCCCGAAGGTTCGCTGATCCCGCGTGACAGCGGCGAACAGATGTTCACCTCGATGCTCGACGACCAGGTCGCCCGCGCCGCGAGCCAGCAGACCGAGCGCGGCCTCGCCACCGCGATCTATCACGAACTGGCGCGCTCACTTCCTGCCGCTCCGGCGCAGACCACGAACTCCGCAACGTCGCCCGCATCCACGCTGAAGCCGCTCGTCGACAGCACCCAATCCACTGGCATTCCACTCGGACAGACGCCGATCCCGATCAAGCCGAATGACTGA
- a CDS encoding HAMP domain-containing sensor histidine kinase — protein sequence MKRTRRKSVVRPKRPTRYATSKTTASTRFDVLHSAHRARMAQIIASAAADRLRSVAQVVGLAHDTSRRIRELPSQVVQAMSTADHSLTEQINELERFTDDAGSGPVNMSVIAENAVALMHGHWGPLPQFVIEHEPHLQPAKANATDIAEVLFALLMNASEAVTGRKAAAVIVQIEGTAQSINVTVEDDGPGIAPRVKRHLFDAFATTRAASGHLGIGLTVARELVQRNGGELRTESRTGRGARFTFSLPRWTSDRVRSGRSSG from the coding sequence ATGAAGCGTACCCGCCGGAAGTCTGTAGTCCGCCCCAAGCGTCCGACCCGTTACGCCACGTCAAAGACCACCGCGTCGACCCGCTTCGATGTGCTGCATTCGGCGCATCGCGCGCGGATGGCGCAGATCATCGCGAGTGCTGCGGCCGATCGCCTTCGCAGCGTGGCCCAGGTTGTCGGGCTGGCGCACGACACTTCGCGACGGATTCGCGAGCTGCCGTCGCAGGTGGTGCAGGCGATGTCGACCGCCGATCATTCGCTCACCGAGCAGATCAACGAGCTGGAGCGGTTCACCGATGATGCCGGTTCAGGACCGGTGAACATGTCGGTGATCGCCGAGAACGCCGTGGCGCTGATGCACGGGCATTGGGGTCCGCTCCCGCAATTCGTGATCGAGCACGAGCCGCATCTCCAACCCGCGAAGGCGAATGCAACCGACATCGCGGAAGTGCTCTTCGCGCTGCTGATGAATGCGTCGGAAGCGGTTACGGGGCGGAAGGCGGCGGCGGTGATCGTCCAGATCGAGGGGACGGCGCAGTCGATCAATGTCACCGTCGAAGATGACGGTCCCGGCATCGCGCCGCGGGTGAAGCGTCATCTCTTCGACGCCTTTGCCACGACGCGTGCGGCGAGCGGCCACCTCGGCATCGGCCTCACGGTGGCACGGGAGCTGGTGCAGCGAAATGGCGGGGAGCTTCGGACTGAATCGCGCACCGGTCGCGGCGCGCGCTTTACCTTCTCGTTGCCGCGCTGGACCTCAGACCGGGTCCGCTCCGGGCGGAGCAGCGGGTAG
- the csrA gene encoding carbon storage regulator CsrA, producing the protein MLVLNRKVGEAIVVDGDIRIVVISSDRRGVRLGIEAPQSTNILREELLKEVEAENQRAGAGAAALDWVERLAPLPAAPPGADPV; encoded by the coding sequence ATGCTCGTCCTGAACCGGAAGGTTGGCGAGGCGATCGTCGTCGACGGCGACATCCGGATCGTGGTGATCTCGTCGGATCGTCGCGGCGTGCGCCTCGGGATCGAAGCGCCGCAGTCGACCAATATCCTGCGTGAGGAGTTGTTGAAGGAAGTTGAAGCGGAGAATCAGCGTGCCGGCGCCGGTGCCGCGGCGCTCGATTGGGTCGAGCGCCTGGCGCCGCTACCCGCTGCTCCGCCCGGAGCGGACCCGGTCTGA
- a CDS encoding flagellar basal body P-ring protein FlgI, which produces MINLPVLRRGMTLTLVAIASVTMCASAQVRVADLTTHGGDVPVRLVGYGLVVGLDGSGDRSFGSSSGAVHTVRSVTNLLRRFNIEVPGDRLRLRNVAAVLVTAEVSPYLRPGGHFEIQVASIGDATSLRGGVLWITPLVTSPDLPPVASAQGPLPLVEDDDHHWGNRGSASGRVAQGGVLETALPALPPQTETILALRDPDLMTASRIAAAINKARGDSTAKVEDAGAVALKLPANATDSPLTFLAALDTLPVTVPAPARIVIDAHNGMVVAGGDMHVGTAVVSLRGITVRVGGDSTAKPVPGVVAVSSGASVRDIAVGLQALGAVPSEVAAVFDGLRAAGAIAASVVVR; this is translated from the coding sequence ATGATCAACCTCCCAGTTCTTCGCCGCGGCATGACGCTGACTCTCGTTGCGATCGCATCGGTCACGATGTGCGCATCGGCACAGGTCCGCGTCGCCGACCTCACTACTCACGGCGGCGACGTCCCGGTGCGTCTCGTCGGCTACGGCCTCGTCGTCGGTCTCGATGGCAGCGGCGATCGCTCGTTCGGCAGTTCGTCGGGCGCGGTGCATACCGTTCGTTCGGTCACCAACCTCCTCCGTCGCTTCAACATCGAAGTCCCTGGCGATCGCCTGCGGCTGCGCAACGTCGCCGCCGTCCTGGTGACCGCCGAGGTCTCGCCGTATCTGCGGCCCGGTGGGCACTTCGAGATCCAGGTCGCCTCGATCGGCGATGCGACGTCGCTTCGCGGCGGCGTCCTCTGGATCACCCCGCTGGTGACTTCGCCCGATCTGCCGCCTGTTGCCTCGGCGCAGGGTCCCCTTCCGCTCGTCGAAGACGACGATCATCACTGGGGGAACCGCGGATCGGCGAGCGGTCGCGTGGCGCAGGGCGGCGTCCTCGAGACGGCGCTTCCCGCGCTCCCGCCGCAGACAGAAACGATCCTCGCCCTGCGTGATCCCGACCTGATGACCGCATCGCGCATCGCCGCGGCGATCAACAAGGCGCGCGGCGATTCAACAGCGAAGGTCGAAGATGCCGGAGCGGTGGCGCTCAAGCTCCCCGCCAATGCAACCGATAGTCCGCTGACCTTTCTGGCGGCACTCGATACGCTGCCAGTCACCGTACCAGCACCGGCCCGGATCGTGATCGACGCACACAACGGGATGGTCGTCGCCGGCGGCGACATGCACGTCGGCACCGCGGTCGTTTCGCTCCGGGGGATCACCGTGCGCGTCGGCGGCGACTCCACCGCGAAGCCCGTTCCCGGCGTCGTCGCAGTGAGCAGTGGCGCATCGGTCCGCGATATCGCCGTCGGCCTGCAGGCGCTTGGCGCGGTGCCATCTGAGGTCGCCGCGGTCTTCGACGGCTTGCGCGCCGCCGGCGCGATCGCCGCATCGGTCGTCGTCCGGTGA